Within the Bradyrhizobium cosmicum genome, the region TCGTTTACGACGCTCGTCACCGCCGTCAAGGCCGCGGGCCTCGTTCACACGCTGAAGGGCAAGGGCCCGTTCACGGTGTTCGCGCCGAACGATGCGGCTTTCGCCAAGCTGCCGCCGGGAACGGTCGAGTCGCTGCTCAAGAACAAGACCAAGCTCGCGGCCATTTTGAAATATCACGTCATTCCGGGCCGCGTGAAGGCGGCTGATGTGGCGGGCAAGTCGCTCCAGGT harbors:
- a CDS encoding fasciclin domain-containing protein, which translates into the protein MLAGLLGPSMARAADIVDTAVSAGSFTTLVTAVKAAGLVHTLKGKGPFTVFAPNDAAFAKLPPGTVESLLKNKTKLAAILKYHVIPGRVKAADVAGKSLQVATVQGQPVSVDGTFGVKVNDARVIQPDIEASNGVIHVIDTVLLPPARQKTHH